The following DNA comes from Marichromatium purpuratum 984.
GGGCTCGCGCCATGTCCCAGATGCGACGGAGTCGACGCGTCGTTGAACTCGAAGTCTTCCCTGAACATGGTGATCAGGTGCTCCTCGAGGCCCATCATCAACGGGTGGACCCAGGTGTCGAAGAGGACGTTCGCGCCCTCGAAACCCATCTGCGGGGCATAGCGCGCCGGGAAGTCCTGCACGTGCACCGGTGCCGAGATCACCGCGCACGGCACTCCCAGACGCTTGGCGATATGGCGCTCCATCTGAGTACCGAGCACCAGCTCCGGATGCGCCTCGGCCACCCGCGCCTCGACTTCGAGATAGTCGTCCGTGATCAGCGGCTCGACGCCGTACTGCTTGGCCGCGGCGCGGATCTCACGAGCGAACTCGCGCGCATAGGTACCGAGCCCGACCACGGTGAATCCAAGCTCCTCGCTGGCCACCCGCGCTGCGGCCACCGCATGGGTGGCGTCGCCGAAGATGAACACCCGCTTGCCGGTCAGATAGGTCGAGTCAACCGAGCGTGAGTACCACGGCATTCTAGACCAGTCGGGCATCGGAATGCTGCCCGTATCGATCCCGGCAACCCGCCCGACCTCGGCGATGAAGTCGCGGGTGGCGCCGATGCCGAGCGGCACCGTCTTGACCGTCGGCTGACCGAACATGCGTTCGAGCCAGAGGCAGGTCTGATCTGCGGTCTCGGGATAGAGACAGATGTTGAAGTCGGCCTCGGGCAGACGCAGCAGATCGGCCGGCGCGGCGCCGAGCGGTGCGACCACGTTGACGTCGACACCGATCATGTCGAGCAGCCGGGTGATCTCGGTGACGTCGTCGCGACAGCGGAAACCGAGCGAGATCGGCCCGAGCAGGTTGGCGCGCGGGCGCTGCCCCTCGGGGCGCGGCGGACGCGACTCGCCGGGCGCCGGACGACGCTCGTGCAGCAGGCCGCGGACCAGCTGGTAGAAGGTCTCGTTGGCGCCCCACGACTCCTTGCGCGCGTAGGCCGGCAACTCCAGCGGCAGCACCGGAATCGGCAGCCCCATGCCCTGGGCGAGCGCGCCGGGTTGATCCTGGATCAGCTCGGCGGTGCAGGACTCACCGATCAGCAGCACCTCGGGCGAGAAGCGGTCGTAGCAGGCCTGGATAGTGTCCTTGACCAGCTCTGCGGTATCGGCGCCGAGTTCGCGGGCCTGGAAGGTGGTATAGGTCACCGGCGGGCGCGAGTCGCGCCGCTCGATCATGGTGAACAGGAGATCGGAATAGGTATCTCCCTGGGGCGCGTGCAGCACCAGGTGGACGCCTTTCATCGAGGCGGCAACGCGCATCGCGCCGATATGGGGCGGCCCTTCGTAAGACCAGAGCGTCAGCTGCATGATGTCAAACCTGTAACAGCGCACCGCGGGTGAGCGGGCGCGCGAACAATTCTGCGAGATCCGCCGCTTGGTCGAATCCGTGTACCGGCGAGAACACCAGCTCGATCGACCACTTGGTACGCAACCCCTCGGCCTCGAGCGGATTGGCCAGCCCCAGTCCACAGACGGTGAGGTCGGGGCGCGCGGCGCGCACGCGATCGAGCTGGGTCT
Coding sequences within:
- the bchB gene encoding ferredoxin:protochlorophyllide reductase (ATP-dependent) subunit B; translated protein: MQLTLWSYEGPPHIGAMRVAASMKGVHLVLHAPQGDTYSDLLFTMIERRDSRPPVTYTTFQARELGADTAELVKDTIQACYDRFSPEVLLIGESCTAELIQDQPGALAQGMGLPIPVLPLELPAYARKESWGANETFYQLVRGLLHERRPAPGESRPPRPEGQRPRANLLGPISLGFRCRDDVTEITRLLDMIGVDVNVVAPLGAAPADLLRLPEADFNICLYPETADQTCLWLERMFGQPTVKTVPLGIGATRDFIAEVGRVAGIDTGSIPMPDWSRMPWYSRSVDSTYLTGKRVFIFGDATHAVAAARVASEELGFTVVGLGTYAREFAREIRAAAKQYGVEPLITDDYLEVEARVAEAHPELVLGTQMERHIAKRLGVPCAVISAPVHVQDFPARYAPQMGFEGANVLFDTWVHPLMMGLEEHLITMFREDFEFNDASTPSHLGHGASPGRAPETAVSAQPEETPAEAGDPAAMAWAPEAEQELKKIPFFVRGKAKRNTERYATERGIQTITVETLYDAKAHFGR